Proteins encoded by one window of Candidatus Obscuribacterales bacterium:
- the frr gene encoding ribosome recycling factor encodes MKTTSEVLSSAEERMKKAAANLVREFQTIRTGRANPALLDSIDVEYYGTPTSLKSLANISVPDGRSLLIQPYDKGCLKDIETAIHKSQLGLTPNSDGSVIRIGIPPLTEERRKELAKVLRKFAEEARVAVRNIRRDGADELKALKAEHISEDEIKRQEEALQKLTDKYVKEIDRLTTDKEAEIMEV; translated from the coding sequence ATGAAGACAACAAGCGAGGTCCTCTCATCTGCTGAAGAGCGCATGAAGAAGGCAGCCGCCAACTTAGTTAGGGAATTTCAAACTATCCGCACAGGACGAGCCAACCCAGCCTTGTTGGATTCCATCGACGTTGAATACTACGGCACCCCAACATCCTTGAAGAGCCTGGCAAACATCTCCGTACCTGATGGTCGCTCACTCTTGATTCAGCCATACGATAAAGGCTGCCTCAAAGACATTGAAACAGCCATTCACAAGTCTCAGCTGGGATTGACTCCAAATTCAGACGGCTCGGTCATAAGGATCGGCATTCCACCTCTGACAGAAGAGCGCCGCAAAGAATTAGCCAAAGTTTTACGTAAGTTCGCAGAGGAAGCCAGAGTGGCAGTTCGCAACATTCGCCGCGACGGGGCTGACGAATTGAAGGCCCTCAAGGCGGAGCATATTTCAGAAGATGAAATCAAACGTCAGGAAGAGGCTTTGCAGAAGCTGACCGACAAGTACGTTAAGGAAATCGATAGGCTTACAACTGATAAAGAAGCCGAAATCATGGAGGTTTAA
- the glmS gene encoding glutamine--fructose-6-phosphate transaminase (isomerizing), translated as MCGIVGYLGPSKAAPVLLSELRCLEYRGYDSAGVAVIESGELVVLKAAGKLSNLENLLTDKKPSATVGIGHTRWATHGIPNDENAHPHTDCTGTIAVVHNGIIENYQALRAELTAAGHTLVSQTDTEVVSHLIEDEYKKCATECNGDALRVAIERAVRRLEGAYALGVVSQRHPERIYAVNHNYSLSVGLGEGESFLASDSVAVRQFTNKLIRLEQSEIAEVTADGARLFNFDGASIDRQPIEVDMNPYIINKDGYRHFLLKEIHEQPISMRQTLGKYINHPDKPIDLRPTENGGGLFGNYGVNLTENQLKSIERINIVACGTACYAGMAGKYILEEICGIPVDVEIASEVRGRQPLLNDKTLCIAVSQSGETADTLAAFTEAQAAGAMSLGITNRADSHLSRITDNLMVTECGIEVSVAATKSFTAQVACFYVLALYIAETRKLLPDNEIYKLKQQLLLIPALQERILSQEKAIKQQSIKYAEAHDMLFMGRGINYPVALEGALKLKEISYIHASGYAAGELKHGPIAVLDAKVPVVTIVVPGKVYEKTISNAQEAKARNAQMIAVAVEGDKTAEGIFDTILTIPQVDELFSPLITVLPLQLMSYFIADYLGKDVDQPRNLAKSVTVE; from the coding sequence ATGTGTGGAATCGTTGGATATTTAGGTCCATCCAAAGCAGCTCCAGTTCTCTTGTCGGAATTGCGTTGTCTAGAGTATCGCGGTTATGACTCAGCCGGCGTTGCCGTTATTGAGTCGGGCGAACTGGTTGTCCTCAAGGCAGCTGGCAAGCTTTCCAATTTGGAAAATTTGCTGACCGACAAAAAACCGTCCGCTACAGTCGGTATCGGACACACCAGATGGGCTACCCACGGTATTCCCAACGATGAAAATGCTCACCCTCATACGGATTGCACAGGCACCATTGCAGTTGTTCACAATGGCATTATCGAAAACTACCAAGCTTTACGCGCAGAATTAACCGCTGCCGGACACACCCTTGTTTCGCAAACAGACACCGAAGTTGTCTCTCACTTAATTGAAGATGAGTACAAGAAATGCGCAACGGAATGCAATGGCGATGCTCTTCGTGTGGCAATCGAGCGCGCAGTAAGGCGCTTGGAAGGTGCTTATGCACTGGGTGTCGTCAGCCAAAGACATCCGGAGCGCATTTACGCTGTCAACCACAACTACTCACTTTCAGTAGGACTTGGCGAAGGTGAATCTTTCCTCGCTTCTGATAGCGTTGCCGTTCGTCAATTCACCAATAAGCTTATCCGTCTTGAACAAAGCGAAATTGCCGAAGTTACTGCAGACGGAGCGCGTCTTTTCAATTTCGATGGAGCCTCAATTGACAGACAACCAATTGAAGTGGACATGAACCCATACATCATCAACAAGGATGGTTATCGCCATTTCTTGCTCAAGGAAATTCACGAACAACCAATTTCCATGCGTCAGACATTAGGCAAATACATCAATCATCCGGACAAGCCGATTGATTTGCGCCCAACAGAAAACGGCGGCGGTCTCTTCGGCAACTATGGTGTCAACCTTACCGAAAACCAACTCAAGTCAATTGAACGCATCAACATAGTTGCCTGCGGAACAGCTTGTTATGCCGGTATGGCAGGCAAGTACATTCTGGAAGAAATCTGCGGCATTCCTGTTGATGTAGAAATTGCCTCTGAAGTACGTGGTCGCCAACCGTTATTGAATGACAAGACTTTGTGCATTGCAGTCAGCCAATCCGGCGAGACAGCAGACACATTGGCTGCTTTCACCGAAGCGCAAGCAGCCGGAGCAATGTCGCTCGGTATAACCAACCGCGCCGATTCGCATCTGTCGCGCATTACGGATAATCTGATGGTTACCGAGTGTGGCATTGAAGTGTCTGTTGCAGCAACGAAGTCATTCACTGCTCAAGTTGCTTGCTTCTATGTATTGGCGCTCTACATCGCCGAAACAAGAAAGCTGCTGCCGGACAATGAAATCTACAAACTCAAGCAGCAATTGCTGCTGATACCGGCTCTGCAAGAGCGTATTTTGTCTCAAGAAAAGGCAATCAAGCAGCAATCTATTAAGTACGCTGAAGCTCACGACATGCTCTTTATGGGCCGCGGTATCAACTACCCGGTTGCTTTAGAAGGCGCATTGAAACTCAAGGAAATATCTTACATCCACGCCTCCGGCTACGCTGCAGGCGAATTGAAGCACGGCCCAATCGCTGTGTTGGATGCGAAGGTTCCTGTAGTAACTATTGTTGTGCCGGGTAAAGTCTATGAGAAGACCATTTCCAACGCACAAGAAGCTAAAGCACGCAATGCTCAGATGATTGCCGTAGCTGTAGAGGGTGATAAGACTGCCGAAGGAATCTTCGATACGATTCTCACTATCCCACAAGTTGATGAGTTGTTTAGCCCGCTTATAACCGTGTTGCCGTTGCAGTTGATGTCTTACTTCATCGCTGATTATCTCGGCAAAGACGTAGATCAGCCGCGCAACTTAGCCAAATCGGTAACCGTAGAATAA